The Alnus glutinosa chromosome 1, dhAlnGlut1.1, whole genome shotgun sequence region CCCAATATCAATGGCATATTAGAAAGTGACATGTCAtccataggaaaaaaaaaatgaaaacaaaagaaaaaactctaAATGCATAAAACCAATCCATCTAACATCCTTTGGCACAAAAATGGACCACGTAATttgcgtctctctctctctctctcttcttcgaTCTCTTCATCTTATTATGAATTTGTTTATGGTATTAGAGATATTGGCAAACCCCATTCTTTGATCCCTAATGGTATTGTggactccaatttttttttttttttgcttttctcgATGGTGCGTCCTTCTTGGGGCTCTTCAACACTGTTCAATAATCTTTTTGCCTTGAATCCCTGTCTTCCGAGAATCCTATCAAGCTTTTGACCACATCAATCGAAAGCTCATTGGCCGATCAAAACAACCctacaaaaatcaaacaaataggAAGTCTCACGCGCCCACATGCGCCATTAGAAGCTTATGCTAGTCATGCCACGTGCCTCACGCATCTCCACGCGTTGCCCCGTCTTCATCTTTCTAAATGACAAGTCGTGTAGGTTGTTCAAAAAGTTTGACTCCTAAACGACACATCatttagagagagaagaaaaaaaaaatcagttgaaAAAGGGCCCATGTGGCACATCTTTCGGCCATGTTTGTTAGCCCATTTTTTGTCCAGACATTCGGCCTATTGTTGGCGTAGGCCCATTTATCAGCCTAAGTTGACCCTATTCTTGGGCTTGCCTTGTTTTAACCTAAATTGTTTGGCCTATTTTCGGTTTATTGTTGTTGGCCCAGTTTTTTTGCCCATCTCCCATCATTTTTCGGCCGCCACCACTAGCACCACTAGCCATATCTCCAGCCACCCCCCACAATTTTTCACTAATCACTGCCATGTACTACGGATATTTCCGTCTACCAAATAGAGCTTAAGGTCAGATTCTGCTGCATGTCACACTTGATTATTGCCTTATTCGAGCTCACATTCAACATTTTGATGCTGTTGCATAGAATTGTTAGTACTTTCATCATCTCATCAGCACTTAATCAACGGATCTGTAGGCCGATCGAGCTTGCTTTTGGGCTTTGAATCTTGCGGCACTAAATTAGTTtcagtaagaaaagaaaaaaaatatataaaaataaacctGTTAGGCTGTTACTacgtgttttgtttttctttccctaATTAAGTAGATGTTTTATTTGTCTTTGTACGTGTTGCATTCCTACACCAGTTAGAGGGCAATGAAATCTGCCGACCacagtatataaaaaaaaagaaaaagtattagGTAGAGTAGACCCACTATGAAATTGGTCGGCTGCAGACCTGatacgtgtttttttttctttttctttttttaattttttattattatcaatttGACCTTTTCCATGTTTGGGTTTTGGAGGGAGCATAAAGGCCATAACCCACGTAGAAACTATATAGCTGGTCtttaaaagaaagtgaaaatattATCTGTCTCGCATAATAGTTTCGGCACATGCAAAAAAAAGTTGTAGTACTAGTTTTTAAAAGGGGGTGAAAAGAAACTAGATTCAGCCTGAAGCGGCAAACAATGATATGAAAGTAGATATGCAGCTTGCAGCCACTCATTAGGTGACGGTCGATCGGCTACTCCCCTATGACGGGAGGTTGCCTCAACACCCAATTGTCTCTCATCTAGTGAGCGGCGGCCGTCAAAGTGGGATATGGTCGATCGTCCCTCACTTGAGGGAAGAAACTTCTTTTTAGAGAAGGAATTGAGGTTGATCGCTCTGCAACAGATAAgaggtgttttttctttttttacattttttttttttttgaataaaacaataattttataataaactGAGTTCAATTATTCCACATGTCAATCAGGGATTAGTTGTGCCATGAATCTAAATGTTCGTTTAAaggtttttttatattaaatagcTAGCTAACCGTAGGCTCATTTTGGATAGATAATTACCTCAGAATCTTTATGACAGATAGTTTACCTCAGAAGTACAGACAGGATTAATATTTGGATTTTAACTTGGGCCAATGCTTCCTAgctatgacatttttttcttctttcggCCCACATAAACTGGATCGGGCTGAAAGTTGACTACTGTGGACATGCTTGCAATCCATACTAGCAAATCTTGTTTAAACTCCGATCCAGACATGGGATCCATTGGTAAAATTGAGGCAAATCAGACCATGTTCAACCGAAATAGTAGGCCTACTGTGACATGGAAGAACCTTTGGAATATATACACTTactgtacacacacacacacacacgagagcacaaaaatgtaaaataaggCTTGTTGctaattcaaattaaaaaatttaatatatatatatatatatatatatatatatatatatatgagataaaTGTTTGGTTTTCATCTTAATTTTAGTCATCTTCATACAACAAATGAacaaattcaccattgaatatGCACAAATTCGATGatgaatttacaaaataaattgataaaagATGGACAAGAGATGAATGCGTAACAATCTCTCAATATATAATTATCGATGAACAATAGAATgacattaaaattaaaattatatcaCACTAATTAATATGGTTTATTACATGATCATTGCATGGCGGTAACTATATATTATGGTTTTCACAAACTCTTCCCTCCCCTTGAGCATGCCGAGAGGATCGAATTAATTACTTCTTTCGAGTACAAATATTATAAGCCGTTGGCCTCTAGAATTTGACAAAGCAAGTATATATGCATGCGATTATATACGTGAGATTAATTAAGTTGTTTAAAATTCAggcctctcttctttttcattacATAATTCATACGTAGCTTTTGACGTGCCCCAACGTCTCTATTTCCTCACTTTCTAACTACTTCCTCGAACTAGCATGCAAAAGAAGAATGATCGAGAAACAAATGGAATCCAATTAAGAGCCCCTCTTTCACATCATAATCTTTGccttttcctttatatttttccATAATTACTTCATCATTTGTGTCTGATCGATGCTTAATTTCCTTCGTTTTTTGGCTCACAGAATCTCGTTTCTAATTTTAACACACAAAGATCATCGAGACATATATACAAAATCTCAACACATTAATTGATCTACttattttctcttatatactcaATATCCACACCTGGCCTTCCGCATTCCATCATCTCCGGCCTTCCTGCTTTAAAAGCAAGCCAATCGTACCAGAAGAAAACCATCGATCCCTTCCATCTGTACGAGACATGGGTCTTGttgctttctttctcttctgtcTTCTTGGTCTCTCAAGTAATTaagttaattatatattattattaaaccTCTTCCAAAttgaatatatgtatatgtatatattatatactaatATGATCACTTGCTTTAATTTGCATGACAGCCACAGGTGCAGAAATTTCGAGCAAGATAGGCATAAACTACGGCATGCTAGGAAACAACTTGCCGTCTCCAAATCAAACCATGCTATACATCCTTTCTATGAAAGTAGGCCGCGTGAAACTCTACGATGCCAACCCAGAAATGTTGAAACTTCTTTCAGGAACCAAGCTCCAGGTTTCTATTATGGTCCCAAACAACGAAATATCAAGCATTGCTTCCAGCCAGACCGCCGCCGATGAATGGGTCCGAAACAATGTCGTTCCTTACTTCCCCGACACCATGATCCGTTTCCTACTTGTTGGCAACGAGGTCCTCAGCTGCTCCTCAGACCAAGATCGGCAAATGTGGTTCGATCTTGTCCCGGCCATGCGCAAAatcaaaatctctctcaaaGCCCAAAACATCTCAAACATCAAAGTGGGTACGCCGTTAGCCATGGACGTGATGCGATCAACTTTCCCACCATCAAACGGGATGTTTAGGTGGTTAAATGATCAtatcacttattctaaaagtttaagttaattcatagaaaataatgaatttaaccttttaatttatattccaaCACAGGTCTGATGTATTGAACAGCGTGATAGTACCAATGCTACAATTCTTACACGAAACCAAATCGTATTTCTTCCTCGACGTGTACCCATACTTCCCGTGGGCAGCCAACCCTGGTCACATTAGCCTGGATTACGCATTACTTAGAGGAAATACTCGATACACCGACCCTGGAAATGGCTTAATCTACACAAATCTTCTTGACCAAATGCTTGACTCGGTGACCTTCGCCATGACCAAGCTTGGCTTTCCGGACATCCGGGTTTTGATATCGGAGACGGGCTGGCCAACTGCAGGAGATATCGAGCAACCGGGAGCAAATATACAAAATTCAGCCACCTACAACCGGAATCTCGTACACAAGATAACAACAAAACCACTCATTGGGACCCCGGCTAGGCCTGGCATCGTTATACCTACATTCTTATTCGCATTGTACAATGAGAACCAAAAGAGCGGTCCAGGAACAGAGCGAAACTGGGGCTTGTTGCGCTCGGACGGGACATCGGCTTACGATATCGACTTGACAGGTATTAAATCGCTACTTATGGCAAAAGAAAGCTGATACGTCGTATCATAAcctatcttaaaagcttaagtccataagaaagaacaaatttaatcatttataattaatattctaacaacagGGAAGCAGCCATTATCGGACTATGCACCGTTGCCCATAGCGAACAACAACGTGCCGTATAGGGGCAAGGTTTGGTGCGTGGTGGCTAAAGGGGCGAATTTATTGGAGCTAGGCACGGCGTTGGCGTTTGCATGCAGTGAAGGTAATGGCACGTGTGATGCGCTTGCGCTGGGGAGGGAGTGTCACCAACCAGTTTCGGTGTTTTGGCATGCCAATTATGCATTTAGCTCCTACTGGGCGAGGTTTCGGAGTCGGGGCGCGACTTGCTTCTTCAACGGGCTTGCGCAGCAAACGACAAAGAATCCCAGTGAGTTTTCTCAACCAATATTAAATTAAGAAATGTTAGAACTTATTCCGGTGTTGTTATGGTGTCCATccgaaaatatataaatgtaataaaaaaaattaaaaatttatattcatATTATCTAGAAGgacatatatgtaatttttttttattacatttatatccttTCAAATTATCTCCAGAAGAACACTAAAAGAAGCTCTACTAAATTTCTTGCTAACCGGATTGAAAagaattttgttcaaaaaatgtCATGTGTAGGTGTGTTCTGCCCTTGAATTGTTTTTACCATTTTATCTTCATCTAATTTGTTTAAAACGAGGATATTAAAGATATCATTTGATAATATTTCATTAACAAACCCCTCTCCGATCCCCTCAAGTTAATTGGTGGATTATATTGGTTTTAGCATACtgatatatgtgtgtttaatttgttacataaaaaaaaaaaaaaattttaaaaaaaaatgtttatatgCCTAGCCTCctttgtgcataaaattgaaattaaaacaaacaaatatgaTATTAAAGAGCCCAATAAAAGGTGCATATAAAATTAAGGATCAATCACTAAAAGC contains the following coding sequences:
- the LOC133860821 gene encoding probable glucan endo-1,3-beta-glucosidase A6, whose amino-acid sequence is MGLVAFFLFCLLGLSSAEISSKIGINYGMLGNNLPSPNQTMLYILSMKVGRVKLYDANPEMLKLLSGTKLQVSIMVPNNEISSIASSQTAADEWVRNNVVPYFPDTMIRFLLVGNEVLSCSSDQDRQMWFDLVPAMRKIKISLKAQNISNIKVGTPLAMDVMRSTFPPSNGMFRSDVLNSVIVPMLQFLHETKSYFFLDVYPYFPWAANPGHISLDYALLRGNTRYTDPGNGLIYTNLLDQMLDSVTFAMTKLGFPDIRVLISETGWPTAGDIEQPGANIQNSATYNRNLVHKITTKPLIGTPARPGIVIPTFLFALYNENQKSGPGTERNWGLLRSDGTSAYDIDLTGKQPLSDYAPLPIANNNVPYRGKVWCVVAKGANLLELGTALAFACSEGNGTCDALALGRECHQPVSVFWHANYAFSSYWARFRSRGATCFFNGLAQQTTKNPSRGSCKFPSVTL